A stretch of Episyrphus balteatus chromosome 2, idEpiBalt1.1, whole genome shotgun sequence DNA encodes these proteins:
- the LOC129909874 gene encoding peroxisomal membrane protein PEX16 — protein MATYINTLKHLFESYKLWVAQNPQVITDVETTAKWVSYFIAGRISKSSIGTELIYTLSNLLILFNDKIIEKAHEANSVVEKSGYRLKVILTTLEYCEVLLETSARRIYGEKVRWTVIITIQTIKALGRYLLLFKYSESIIRSPPIKQLNRKTIQQQKQSDFGLNDVQNGVVKLERSGRVIRKVEGAPPLHFRNWQSLQSDETAKQKTVVLYQAEALYIAKPFLHLLSTGLFGTKSWKSYSMALALDIMSIRLYYKKQHLLTKEQRLELSRRSCSVLMFLLRSPFYEAVSKRKIDCLIDLFANRIPFAKAICEPLKDYIPQWQDTYFYMWST, from the exons ATGGCAACATATATTAACAcattaaaacatttatttgaatcATACAAATTATGGGTTGCCCAGAATCCCCAAGTAATAACTGATGTTGAAACAACAGCCAAATGGGTGTCCTACTTCATTGctg GACGAATATCGAAATCATCAATTGGCACTGAATTAATTTATACTCTCTCCAATTTGCTTATATTATTTAAtgataaaataattgaaaaagctCATGAGGCAAACAGTGTTGTTGAAAAGTCAGGCTACCGGTTAAAGGTTATTCTAACTACATTGGAATATTGTGAGGTGCTTTTGGAAACATCAGCAAGAAGAATTTATGGTGAAAAAGTCAGATGGACAGTTATTATAACTATTCAAACAATTAA agCACTTGGAAGATATTTGcttctttttaaatattccgAAAGCATCATTCGATCGCCCCCAATTAAGCAATTAAATCGCAAAACTatccaacaacaaaaacagtCTGATTTCGGCCTAAATGATGTACAAAATGGAGTTGTTAAACTGGAACGATCTGGGCGTGTCATTCGAAAAGTCGAAGGTGCTCCTCCATTGCACTTTAGAAATTGGCAATCACTACAAAGTGATGaaacagcaaaacaaaaaactgtggtTTTATATCAAGCAGAAGCCTTATACATTGCCAAACCATTTTTACATTTGTTGTCAACTGGATTATTTGGCACAAAGAGTTGGAAGAGTTATTCCATGGCATTAGCTTTGGATATTATGAG CATTCGTTTATAttacaaaaaacaacatttattgACAAAAGAACAAAGATTGGAATTATCACGGAGATCGTGTAGTGTGTTGATGTTCTTGTTAAGATCACCATTTTATGAGGCTGTAAGCAAACGTAAAATTGATTGTTTAATTGATTTGTTTGCAAATAGAATACCATTTGCCAAAGCTATTTGTGAACCACTCAAAGATTACATTCCACAATGGCAggatacatatttttatatgtGGTCAACATAG
- the LOC129910049 gene encoding structural maintenance of chromosomes protein 3, which translates to MHIKQIIIQGFKSYKDQTVVEPFDKRHNVVVGRNGSGKSNFFYAIQFVLSDEFTHLRPEQRQALLHEGTGARVISAYVEIIFDNSDNRVPIDKDEIYLRRVIGAKKDQYFLNKKVVPRTEVVNLLESAGFSNSNPYYIVKQGKINQMATAADSYRLKLLREVAGTRVYDERKEESLNILGDAVGKVEKITEYLKTIEDRLQTLEEEKEELKEYQKWDKARRTLEYIIHETELKETRRALEELQEQRKTSGDKQKQYNQEIQKAQEKIKSIQKSLKDAKKDVSTTKDDRSVLLTEQQQLLREKTKLDLTILDLNDEVQGDNKSKERADLELKRLKITIAEKEKELEDVKPKYEMMKRKEEECARELALKEQKRKELYAKQGRGSQFASRSERDKWIQTELKSLNKQIKDKINHNTKLLDDLKRDANAEKELGKKIEEQTAEVEQLRLQIDEHNKQYYELKKTKDTYQATRNELWRKETQMTQQLQTHKEELSKSDQALRSMAGKPILNGRDSVRKVLDSFLERGGQFPDTARAYYGPVIENFSCDKTIYTAVEVTAGNRLFHHIVESDRVGTQILKEMNKLKLPGEVTFMPLNRLQVKVHDYPDDPDSIPMISKLKYDEQYDKALRYIFGKTLICRNLERATELAKSTGLDCVTLDGDQVSSKGSLTGGYFNTSRSRLEMQKKRTEYSETIKTFEEELASLRNELKQTEASINKVVTEMQRTETKQGKAKDVFEKVQGDIRLMKEELLRIEKYRAPKERSAAQCRASLEAMNNTKAGLESEIQQELMSTLSAQDQREVDQLNDDIRRLNQENKEAFTQRMQLEVIKNKLDNLLTNNLFRRRDELIQALQEISVEDRKRKLNNCKNELVSTEKRIKKVNQDLEEMEKKVQEAVKSQKTLQKDLEIWTQKEKEAQDKIGEDSKKMEKWAAKENLLHQKIDECTEKIASLGALPQVDPAYQRMSLKNLFKELEKANQHLKKYNHVNKKALDQFLSFSEQKEKLYKRKEELDIGDQKIRELMQSLEMEKVEAIQFTFKQVAQNFTKVFKKLVPQGAGYLLLKTKDNDGEDAEQEVANSDAFTGIGIRVSFTGIDAEMREMNQLSGGQKSLVALALIFAIQKCDPAPFYLFDEIDQALDAQHRKAVADMIHELSDKAQFITTTFRPELLENAHKFYGVRFRNKVSHIDCVTREQAKDFVEDDNTHA; encoded by the exons ATGCACATAAAACAG ATTATTATTCAAGGATTTAAATCCTATAAAGATCAAACTGTTGTGGAGCCATTTGATAAAAGGCACAATGTAGTCGTTGGACGAAATGGATCGGGCAAAAGTAACTTTTTCTATG CGATCCAATTTGTATTGAGTGATGAATTTACACATTTGCGACCAGAACAACGTCAAGCCCTATTGCACGAAGGTACTGGAGCTAGGGTTATTTCTGCTTATGTGGAAATCATTTTTGATAATTCTGATAATCGTGTACCT attgacaAAGATGAGATCTACCTACGACGTGTTATTGGAGCCAAAAAAGatcaatattttcttaataaaaaagttgTCCCACGTACAGAAGTTGTCAATCTACTTGAATCAGCTGGATTTTCTAATTCCAATCCATACTATATTGTGAAGCAAGGAAAAATTAATCAAATGGCCACAGCAGCTGATTCGTATCGTTTGAAATTACTTCGTGAAGTTGCTGGTACAAGAGTCTATGATGAACGCAAAGAAGAGTCTCTTAACATACTTGGCGATGCTGTaggaaaagttgaaaaaattaccGAATATCTTAAAACAATCGAAGATCGGCTACAAACactagaagaagaaaaagaagaacttAAAGAATATCAAAAATGGGACAAAGCACGTCGTACATTGGAATACATTATACACGAAACTGAGCTGAAAGAAACTCGACGAGCTTTGGAAGAGTTGCAAGAGCAACGTAAAACATCTGGagataaacaaaaacagtataatcaagaaattcaaaaagcacaggaaaaaatcaaaagtattcaaaaatccttaaaagatgCAAAGAAAGATGTCTCAACGACGAAAGATGACCGTTCAGTACTGTTGACTGAGCAACAGCAGCTTTTGAGAGAAAAGACAAAACTCGATTTGACTATACTTGATTTAAATGACGAAGTCCAAGGAGACAATAAGTCGAAAGAGAGGGCTGACCTAGAACTCAAACGGCTAAAGATAACAATTGCAGAGAAAGAGAAGGAATTAGAGGATGTGAAGCCGAAATATGAGATGatgaaaagaaaagaagaagaatgcGCCAGAGAGTTGGCTCTAAAAGAGCAAAAACGAAAGGAACTGTATGCAAAACAAGGGCGTGGGTCACAGTTTGCATCGCGTAGTGAACGTGATAAATGGATTCAGACGGAGTTGAAATCGCTGAACAAGCAGATTAAAGATAAAATCAATCATAACACGAAGCTTCTGGATGATCTGAAGCGAGATGCTAATGCAGAGAAAGAATTAGGAAAGAAAATCGAAGAACAAACCGCTGAAGTAGAGCAACTTCGTTTGCAGATTGATGAGCATAACAAGCAGTACTATGAGTTGAAAAAAACAAAGGACACATATCAAGCAACTCGGAATGAATTGTGGCGCAAGGAGACGCAGATGACACAACAACTACAAACTCATAAAGAAGAACTTTCCAAGTCCGACCAAGCTTTGCGTAGTATGGCTGGAAAGCCGATTTTAAATGGCAGAGACTCGGTACGTAAAGTGTTGGATAGTTTCTTGGAACGTGGAGGACAATTTCCTGACACAGCAAGGGCTTACTACGGTCCCGTGATTGAGAATTTCAGTTGCGACAAAACTATTTACACTGCAGTAGAGGTAACTGCTGGAAACCGTCTTTTTCATCACATTGTTGAGTCCGATCGAGTTGGTACGCAAATTCTTAAAGAGATGAACAAACTGAAGCTTCCTGGTGAAGTAACATTCATGCCCCTTAATCGTCTGCAAGTGAAAGTTCATGATTATCCAGACGATCCGGATTCAATTCCgatgatttcaaaattaaaatacgaTGAGCAGTACGACAAGGCATTGCGTTATATTTTTGGCAAAACTCTCATCTGTCGTAATTTGGAACGAGCCACTGAGTTGGCAAAAAGCACTGGTCTTGATTGTGTCACTCTAGACGGAGATCAGGTATCTTCGAAAGGTTCTCTAACCGGTGGTTATTTCAATACTTCGCGATCCCgtttggaaatgcaaaaaaagcgAACCGAATACTCTGAGACGATAAAAACATTCGAAGAAGAACTAGCTTCGTTACGTAATGAGTTGAAACAAACTGAAGCTAGCATTAACAAAGTTGTAACAGAGATGCAAAGAACCGAAACAAAACAAGGCAAAGCAAAAGATGTCTTCGAAAAAGTCCAAGGTGATATTCGTCTAATGAAAGAGGAATTGTTGCGAATAGAAAAGTATCGAGCTCCAAAAGAAAGATCGGCAGCACAATGTAGAGCCAGTTTGGAGGCTATGAACAACACCAAAGCTGGTCTTGAATCTGAAATACAGCAAGAGCTTATGTCTACATTATCGGCGCAAGATCAGCGTGAAGTTGATCAATTAAATGATGATATTCGTCGATTGAATCAAGAGAATAAAGAGGCATTTACACAACGTATGCAATTGGAAGTGATTAAGAATAAATTGGACAACTTGTTGacaaataatttgtttagaaGACGAGATGAATTGATACAAGCCTTGCAGGAAATATCAGTGGAAGACCGAAAAAGGAAGTTGAATAATTGTAAAAATGAATTGGTCAGCACCGAAAAGCGAATCAAGAAAGTTAATCAGGATTTGGAGGAAATGGAAAAGAA aGTTCAAGAAGCAGTTAAGTCTCAAAAAACACTTCAAAAGGACTTAGAAATATggacacaaaaagaaaaagaagcacAAGATAAAATCGGTGAGGATTCAAAAAAGATGGAAAAATGGGCCGCCAAAGAGAATCTCCTACATCAAAAGATCGACGAATGTACGGAAAAGATTGCCAGCTTAGGAGCCCTCCCACAAGTTGATCCAGCTTATCAGCGTATGTCTTTGAAAAATCTCTTCAAAGAATTAGAAAAAGCAAATCAGCATTTGAAAAAATACAATCACGTAAACAAGAAAGCTTTGGATCAGTTCTTAAGTTTTTCCGAACAAAAGGAAAAACTCTATAAACGTAAAGAAGAACTTGATATTGGAGATCAAAAAATTCGAGAATTGATGCAATCGTTGGAAATGGAAAAAGTCGAAGCTATACAATTCACATTCAAACAAGTggcacaaaatttcacaaaagttttcaaaaaactcgTTCCTCAGGGTGCGGgttatttgcttttaaaaacTAAAGACAATGATGGCGAAGATGCTGAACAGGAAGTTGCTAATTCAGATGCATTTACTGGAATTGGTATTCGAGTGTCTTTTACTGGTATCGATGCTGAAATGAGAGAAATGAATCAATTGTCTGGTGGCCAAAAGTCGTTGGTTGCTTTGGCACTAATATTTGCCATTCAAAAGTGTGATCCAGCTCCATTTTATCTATTCGATGAAATCGATCAG gctCTCGATGCACAACATAGAAAAGCAGTTGCAGACATGATCCACGAATTGAGTGACAAGGCACAGTTTATTACAACAACTTTCCGACCCGAATTGCTTGAGAACGCACATAAATTCTATGGTGTACGTTTTAGAAATAAGGTCAGTCACATCGATTGTGTTACAAGGGAACAGGCAAAGGACTTTGTGGAAGATGACAATACACATGcataa
- the LOC129910048 gene encoding pyruvate dehydrogenase E1 component subunit alpha, mitochondrial-like gives MFCLTKSKKLNISHILKTWKSSKNTNTFSSNATLEVPPYKLYKLENGPSTSVTLTKEKAKNYYQQMLAIRRIENASSALYKDKIIRGFCHLYSGQEACCVGMKAAMRNSDSIITSYRAHGWSYVMGVSAHGILAELTGRKTGCARGKGGSMHMYAPGFYGGNGIVGGQVPLGTGIAFASKYKETCGTCLTIYGDGAANQGQVFESYNIAYLWKLPVIFICENNKYGMGTAVERAASNTNYYTRGDVVPGIWVDGMDILAVRNATEFAIDYVLNNGPIVMELSTYRYSGHSMSDPGVSYRSREEVQDVREKQDPIVKFKNKCIELQLITDEELKEIDEQVKKEVNEATEKAKSDQEIDLDELTYDIYANNLDKSVRGPVGQFLKHELKGKPVNL, from the exons atgttttgcttaacaaaaagtaaaaaattaaatatatcgCATATTCTTAAA ACATGGAAGTCTTCTAAAAACACGAacactttttcttcaaatgCAACTTTGGAAGTTCCA ccatataaattatataaactGGAAAATGGACCCTCAACAAGTGTCACTCTTACTAAAGAGAAAGCTAAAAACTATTATCAACAAATGCTTGCAATTCGGCGAATTGAAAATGCTTCATCGGCTTTATATAAAGATAAAATCATTCGTGGATTCTGCCATTTGTATAGTGGCCAAGAAGCATGTTGCGTTG GAATGAAAGCTGCAATGCGTAATAGTGATAGTATAATAACATCGTATCGAGCTCATGGCTGGTCATATGTTATGGGAGTTTCGGCACATGGAATTTTGGCTGAACTTACTGGACGCAAAACAGGCTGTGCACGTGGAAAAGGTGGATCTATGCATATGTATGCTCCGGGATTCTATGGTGGCAATGGTATTGTTGGAGGTCAA gttCCATTGGGAACAGGAATTGCATTTGCCAGCAAATACAAAGAAACTTGTGGTACATGCTTGACAATTTACGGTGATGGCGCTGCCAATCAAGGACAAGTCTTTGAAAGCTACAATATAGCCTATCTGTGGAAGTTGCCAGTTATATTTATCTgcgaaaataataaatacg gTATGGGCACTGCAGTAGAACGTGCAGCATCCAATACCAATTACTATACTCGAGGAGATGTTGTGCCAGGTATTTGGGTAGATGGAATGGATATTCTTGCTGTGCGCAATGCCACAGAATTTGCTATTGATTATGTTCTAAATAATGGTCCAATTGTAATGGAATTGTCAACTTATCGTTATTCGGGACATTCAATGTCCGATCCCGGTGTTAGCTATCGGAGTCGTGAAGAAGTACAAGATGTACGTGAAAAACAAGACCCtatagtaaaatttaaaaacaaatgtattGAACTTCAATTGATAACAGATGAAGAGTTAAAG gaaattgacgaacaagtgaaaaaagaagttaatgaaGCAACTGAAAAAGCAAAATCAGATCAAGAAATTGATCTGGACGAATTGACTTACGATATCTATGCAAATAATTTGGATAAAAGTGTTCGTGGACCAGTTGGACAGTTTCTAAAACATGAATTAAAAGGAAAACCTGTCAATCTTTAA